In the Brachyhypopomus gauderio isolate BG-103 chromosome 4, BGAUD_0.2, whole genome shotgun sequence genome, one interval contains:
- the haus5 gene encoding HAUS augmin-like complex subunit 5, which produces MGSLPREVKRWAAVELELPTESLPHDSYIKTLCVGPGASIWKYVLQHVYHERKVRAMRGNLRWYKILQDKELKQVEGENKDALRLELQREVEDLQAELNQLDQKISTAEEHLAHQEQSVACHWDQYEKSRLRELMLSSFRQRCTQERDSLTQDTRQIHTQCQDLEQLSKKAEVKLVFGMSDGADADVAAEPLVLRNIRELCNERVLFFQSLQENVLKTTPSAVFTLDQRNAAYQHWISSVEDLLHSHPPNQVLLALQALASKQQVALEKKTASLNVEDDLSALGFRYDSNHLLDVSVEEEEDLPPVSSLIQSAWEEVEVCFLRLEAVRSRGRQLQAEVSTLMKQAQLRVPTQDDPSDPSARGVLEQEGRVVRLAAVRDSVKEQCGQLQQRNREKHQAVQNLRTHWQSVTDFRRLVDIRQEQIRSLIKGNSSIKTELARVHSELKHFVQEKLSPQFVGVVRAANGLRNSISQESKLFSLVNLSALDLRLVAGERVPVRHLSLYHGNSLAVCAIPRSLSTPTYLAPAEFCAHVASQKLELRILRRRLHLCSESLEAVQTRTAQLPAPDQKALLERAEAEEVEVLRSLLPRVHQLTQKCSKALAYGSQVNMAIAHWWEQPAQFAVPELQCEGLTFLQWLQRWKLATRGL; this is translated from the exons ATGGGCAGCCTGCCCCGGGAGGTAAAGCGCTGGGCGGCTGTAGAGCTGGAGCTGCCGACCGAGTCCCTCCCGCACGATAGTTACATCAAGAC GTTATGTGTTGGGCCCGGAGCTTCAATTTGGAAATATGTCCTACAACATGTTTACCATGAAAG GAAGGTGCGGGCCATGCGGGGGAATCTCAGATG GTACAAAATTTTACAGGACAAGGAG cTGAAGCAGGTGGAGGGTGAGAATAAAGACGCACTGAGGTTGGAGTtgcagagggaggtggaggaccTACAGGCTGAGCTGAACCAGCTCGACCAGAAGATCAGCACAGCAGAGGAGCACCTGGCTCACCAAG AGCAGAGCGTGGCCTGCCACTGGGACCAGTATGAGAAGAGCAGGCTGAGAGAGTTGATGCTGTCCTCTTTCCGCCAGCGCTGTACGCAGGAGCGGGACTCTCTCACGCAGGACACACGCCAGATCCACACCCAGTGCCAGGATTTAGAGCAGCTCTCCAA GAAGGCGGAGGTGAAGTTGGTGTTCGGCATGTCTGACGGAGCAGATGCTGACGTAGCTGCGGAGCCTCTGGTTCTA CGCAACATTCGGGAGCTGTGTAATGAGAGAGTTCTCTTCTTCCAATCTCTGCAAGAGAATGTGCTGAAGACCACGCCTTCTGCTGT GTTCACTCTTGATCAGCGGAATGCAGCATATCAGCACTGGATCAGctcagtggag GATTTGCTGCATTCTCACCCTCCAAATCAAGTGCTGTTAGCTTTGCAAGCTTTGGCCTCCAAACAGCAGGTGGCGCTGGAGAAGAAGACCGCTTCTCTGAATGTAGAGGATGACCTATCTGCTCTTGG GTTTCGCTATGACAGTAACCACTTACTCGACGTGtctgtagaggaggaggaggatttgCCACCGGTCAGCAGTCTGATACAG tctgcctgggaggaggtggaggtgtgtttcCTGCGGTTGGAGGCGGTGCGGAGCAGAGGTCGGCAGCTGCAGGCGGAGGTCAGCACTCTGATGAAGCAGGCGCAGTTGAGGGTTCCCACGCAGGACGACCCCTCTGACCCCTCAGCCAG GGGCGTTCTGGAGCAGGAGGGGCGGGTGGTGCGGCTGGCGGCCGTGCGGGACAGCGTGAAGGAACAGTGCGGTCAGCTTCAGCAGCGCAACCGTGAGAAGCACCAGGCCGTCCAGAACCTCCGCACACACTGGCAGAGCGTCACGGACTTCAGGCGGCTCGTG GATATCAGACAGGAACAGATACGGAGTCTGATCAAAGGAAACTCCTCTATAAAGACTGAACTTGCACGAGTCCATTCTGAG TTAAAGCACTTTGTGCAAGAGAAGCTTAGTCCTCAGTTTGTGGGTGTGGTCAGAGCTGCCAATGGACTTCGCAACTCCATTTCCCAGGAGTCCAAGCTGTTCAGTTTGGTGAACCTCTCTGCCCTGGATTTGAGGCTTGTGGCTGG GGAGAGAGTCCCTGTTCGGCATCTCTCTCTGTACCACGGCAACTCGCTGGCGGTCTGTGCCATCCCACGGAGCCTCTCCACACCCACGTACCTG GCTCCGGCGGAGTTCTGCGCCCACGTGGCCTCTCAGAAGCTGGAGCTGCGTATTCTCCGCCGCCGACTGCACCTGTGCTCTGAGTCTCTGGAGGCCGTGCAGACACGCACAGCCCAACTTCCCGCGCCCGACCAGAAAG CCCTGCTGGAGCGGGCGGAggcggaggaggtggaggtgttgcggtctctgctgccccgtgtgcaCCAGCTAACACAGAAGTGCTCCAAAGCTCTGGCCTATGGCAGTCAAGTCAACATGGCCATCGCACACTG gtggGAGCAACCGGCCCAGTTTGCTGTACCTGAACTGCAGTGTGAGGGCCTCACCTTCCTGCAGTGGCTCCAAAGGTGGAAACTGGCTACACGGGGCCTTTAA
- the wdr13 gene encoding WD repeat-containing protein 13 isoform X2, translating into MAAVWQQVLAVDARYNAYRTPTFPQFRTQYIRRRSQLLRDNAKCGFEPGLRRQYVRLRAQLLALRYGPLSEQSSFRASSVRSSRTTLDRMEDFEEDSRTQGTRGHRRSVSRGSYQLQAQMNRAVYEERPPGALVPTCVAEASRAMAGDTTLSENYAFAGMYHIFDQHVDAAVPRLQFANDDKHLLACCSLDGTLSIMTLSPAPPTVKVTLRGHAGRVTDFAWSLSNDVIVSTSQDGTLRIWNTEDGRCIREVVDPEGSELLCCTFQPMNNNLTVVGNSKHLLQVVNISTGKKVRGGSSKLTGRVLSLSFDAPGKILWAGDDRGSIFSFLFDMATGKLTKAKRLVVSEGSSVSSISARSWISREARDPSLLVNACVNKLLLYRVVDNEGTLQLKRSFPIQHGCQPLHSIFCPLMSFRQGACVVTGSEDACVYFFDVERNTKAIVNKLQGHSGPVLDVSFNCDESLLASSDTTGMVIIWRREQK; encoded by the exons ATGGCCGCCGTCTGGCAGCAGGTGCTGGCCGTGGACGCAAG GTACAATGCTTATCGCACGCCCACCTTCCCCCAGTTCCGCACGCAGTACATCCGCCGGCGCAGCCAGCTGCTCCGTGACAACGCCAAGTGCGGGTTTGAGCCGGGCCTGCGCAGGCAGTACGTGCGGCTGCGAGCCCAGTTGTTGGCTCTGCGCTACGGGCCGCTGTCTGAGCAAAGCAGCTTCAGAGCCAGCAGTGTGCGCAGTTCCCGCACTACACTGGACCGCATGGAG GACTTTGAAGAGGATTCCAGGACACAGGGCACCCGAGGTCATCGTCGGTCAGTGAGTCGTGGTTCTTACCAGCTGCAGGCTCAGATGAACAGGGCGGTGTACGAGGAGAG GCCCCCGGGCGCCCTCGTCCCCACCTGTGTGGCAGAGGCGAGCAGGGCCATGGCTGGAGACACCACCCTGAGTGAGAACTACGCCTTCGCCGGCATGTATCACATCTTCGACCAACATGTGGACGCAGCTG TTCCACGGTTGCAGTTTGCCAACGACGACAAGCATCTCCTCGCATGCTGCTCATTGGACGGGACCTTGTCGATCATGACGCTATCCCCCGCCCCACCCACTGTAAAAGTGACGCTGAGAGGGCACGCGGGGCGGGTGACTGACTTCGCATGGTCGCTTAGCAACGACGTAATCGTGTCCACATCGCAGGACGGCACGCTGCGCATCTGGAACACTGAGGACGGCCGCTGCATCCGTGAGGTGGTGGACCCAGAGGGCAGCGAGCTACTGTGTTGCACTTTCCAACCCATGAACAACAACCTCACCGTG GTCGGCAACAGCAAACACCTGTTGCAGGTGGTGAACATCTCCACGGGGAAGAAGGTGAGGGGCGGCTCCAGTAAACTGACGGGACGGGTGCTGTCGCTGTCCTTCGACGCGCCGGGGAAGATCCTGTGGGCGGGGGATGACAGAGGGAGCATATTCTCCTTCCTCTTCGACATGGCTACAG GGAAGCTGACGAAAGCCAAGCGCTTGGTGGTGAGTGAAGGAAGCTCCGTCTCCAGCATCTCCGCCCGCTCCTGGATCAGCCGAGAAGCTCGCGACCCGTCTCTGCTCGTCAACGCCTGCGTCAACAAACTGCTGCTCTACAG GGTTGTGGATAACGAGGGCACTCTGCAGCTGAAGAGGAGCTTCCCTATCCAACATGGCTGCCAGCCCCTCCATAGCATCTTCTGCCCCCTCATGTCCTTCAGGCAGGGGGCCTGTGTTG TAACTGGCAGTGAAGACGCGTGCGTTTACTTCTTCGACGTGGAGCGCAATACGAAGGCCATCGTTAACAAACTCCAGGGACACAGCGGCCCCGTGCTGGACGTCAGCTTCAACTGTGACGAGAGTCTGCTGGCATCTTCTGACACTACAGGCATGGTCATCATCTGGAGACGCGAACAGAAGTAA
- the wdr13 gene encoding WD repeat-containing protein 13 isoform X1, translated as MQSGAGASPAVVFPAALGACGMAAVWQQVLAVDARYNAYRTPTFPQFRTQYIRRRSQLLRDNAKCGFEPGLRRQYVRLRAQLLALRYGPLSEQSSFRASSVRSSRTTLDRMEDFEEDSRTQGTRGHRRSVSRGSYQLQAQMNRAVYEERPPGALVPTCVAEASRAMAGDTTLSENYAFAGMYHIFDQHVDAAVPRLQFANDDKHLLACCSLDGTLSIMTLSPAPPTVKVTLRGHAGRVTDFAWSLSNDVIVSTSQDGTLRIWNTEDGRCIREVVDPEGSELLCCTFQPMNNNLTVVGNSKHLLQVVNISTGKKVRGGSSKLTGRVLSLSFDAPGKILWAGDDRGSIFSFLFDMATGKLTKAKRLVVSEGSSVSSISARSWISREARDPSLLVNACVNKLLLYRVVDNEGTLQLKRSFPIQHGCQPLHSIFCPLMSFRQGACVVTGSEDACVYFFDVERNTKAIVNKLQGHSGPVLDVSFNCDESLLASSDTTGMVIIWRREQK; from the exons ATGCAAAGC GGAGCTGGCGCGAGCCCCGCGGTTGTGTTCCCGGCCGCCCTCGGCGCGTGTGGAATGGCCGCCGTCTGGCAGCAGGTGCTGGCCGTGGACGCAAG GTACAATGCTTATCGCACGCCCACCTTCCCCCAGTTCCGCACGCAGTACATCCGCCGGCGCAGCCAGCTGCTCCGTGACAACGCCAAGTGCGGGTTTGAGCCGGGCCTGCGCAGGCAGTACGTGCGGCTGCGAGCCCAGTTGTTGGCTCTGCGCTACGGGCCGCTGTCTGAGCAAAGCAGCTTCAGAGCCAGCAGTGTGCGCAGTTCCCGCACTACACTGGACCGCATGGAG GACTTTGAAGAGGATTCCAGGACACAGGGCACCCGAGGTCATCGTCGGTCAGTGAGTCGTGGTTCTTACCAGCTGCAGGCTCAGATGAACAGGGCGGTGTACGAGGAGAG GCCCCCGGGCGCCCTCGTCCCCACCTGTGTGGCAGAGGCGAGCAGGGCCATGGCTGGAGACACCACCCTGAGTGAGAACTACGCCTTCGCCGGCATGTATCACATCTTCGACCAACATGTGGACGCAGCTG TTCCACGGTTGCAGTTTGCCAACGACGACAAGCATCTCCTCGCATGCTGCTCATTGGACGGGACCTTGTCGATCATGACGCTATCCCCCGCCCCACCCACTGTAAAAGTGACGCTGAGAGGGCACGCGGGGCGGGTGACTGACTTCGCATGGTCGCTTAGCAACGACGTAATCGTGTCCACATCGCAGGACGGCACGCTGCGCATCTGGAACACTGAGGACGGCCGCTGCATCCGTGAGGTGGTGGACCCAGAGGGCAGCGAGCTACTGTGTTGCACTTTCCAACCCATGAACAACAACCTCACCGTG GTCGGCAACAGCAAACACCTGTTGCAGGTGGTGAACATCTCCACGGGGAAGAAGGTGAGGGGCGGCTCCAGTAAACTGACGGGACGGGTGCTGTCGCTGTCCTTCGACGCGCCGGGGAAGATCCTGTGGGCGGGGGATGACAGAGGGAGCATATTCTCCTTCCTCTTCGACATGGCTACAG GGAAGCTGACGAAAGCCAAGCGCTTGGTGGTGAGTGAAGGAAGCTCCGTCTCCAGCATCTCCGCCCGCTCCTGGATCAGCCGAGAAGCTCGCGACCCGTCTCTGCTCGTCAACGCCTGCGTCAACAAACTGCTGCTCTACAG GGTTGTGGATAACGAGGGCACTCTGCAGCTGAAGAGGAGCTTCCCTATCCAACATGGCTGCCAGCCCCTCCATAGCATCTTCTGCCCCCTCATGTCCTTCAGGCAGGGGGCCTGTGTTG TAACTGGCAGTGAAGACGCGTGCGTTTACTTCTTCGACGTGGAGCGCAATACGAAGGCCATCGTTAACAAACTCCAGGGACACAGCGGCCCCGTGCTGGACGTCAGCTTCAACTGTGACGAGAGTCTGCTGGCATCTTCTGACACTACAGGCATGGTCATCATCTGGAGACGCGAACAGAAGTAA